The Podospora bellae-mahoneyi strain CBS 112042 chromosome 7, whole genome shotgun sequence genome includes a window with the following:
- a CDS encoding hypothetical protein (EggNog:ENOG503NZRP; COG:T) — MADQETFPPPQRAATYTLPLRPRMDSGDVREFSLGPMAGTPDAQHDPAAVPRGLASPDISVEFAGDHHLDSSSDKPELLHPRSAPPHVQHFQSPLRHHKRTPSVHREIKETLNAHSEYTSDDSDGRSHFRVNQYVIKEEIGRGSYGAVHLATDQFGKEYAVKAFSKARLRKRIQSNILRHGPRSLGRFPSRAPFGAPDLPIARLTDQRAKEAQDPLFLIREEIAVMKKLNHPNLVQLIEVLDDPEEDTLYMVLEMCKKGVVMKVGLGESATPIDEEQCRHWFRDLILGVEYLHSQGVVHRDIKPDNLLLNEDDVLKIVDFGVSEMFEQSTDMKTAKSAGSPAFLPPELCVAKHGDVSGKAADIWSMGVSLYCLRYGKIPFEKFGVLDMYEAIRAEAPFIPEGENPLFVDLMGRLMEKDPEKRITMEGLRNHPWVTKNNSDPLLPTDENCTDPVDPPNPLEVNHAFTRRMSHLICVMKAIRKFKSLLSTNPKPPGSPYHHSPRPSDTADFAASIVRERQQFLQSPPPHLIPPSTPPQPLLLGIGTGGLDTFSSSHDDAGLGGDLGIVADSPTAADFNIYDRAFDKEVERIKGMKSRDGDGGTTIYHTRFNDPEEKNEGLWGLFNKTAQQQKRKDEGISGFAELVRVAVAREKEKEKESKKGAGGEEEKPAGEGDQGKTE, encoded by the exons ATGGCCGACCAAGAGACCTTCCCGCCTCCCCAGCGAGCAGCAACTTACACGCTGCCACTGCGACCTCGAATGGACAGCGGCGACGTGAGAGAATTCAGCTTGGGGCCAATGGCCGGCACCCCAGACGCACAACACGACCCGGCCGCAGTGCCCCGGGGCTTAGCCTCACCAGACATATCCGTGGAATTCGCTGGCGATCACCACCTCGACAGCAGCTCTGATAAGCCAGAGCTGTTACATCCTCGCTCTGCGCCCCCTCACGTGCAGCACTTTCAGAGCCCTCTGAGACACCACAAACGGACACCTTCGGTTCATCGTGAGATCAAAGAGACGCTCAACGCTCATTCAGAGTACACAAGTGACGATTCTGACGGCCGCTCTCACTTTCGCGTCAACCAGTATGTCATTAAGGAGGAGATTGGGCGCGGGTCGTATGGGGCCGTCCACCTTGCTACTGATCAGTTTGGGAAAGAATAT GCCGTGAAAGCCTTCTCCAAAGCCCGTCTCCGCAAACGGATACAATCCAACATCCTCCGCCACGGTCCGAGATCACTCGGCCGCTTCCCCTCCCGGGCTCCCTTTGGCGCCCCTGATCTCCCCATTGCCCGGTTGACAGATCAGCGAGCAAAGGAAGCGCAGGACCCCCTCTTTCTTATTCGTGAAGAGATCGCCGTCATGAAAAagctcaaccaccccaacctaGTCCAGCTCATTGAGGTGCTCGACGACCCCGAAGAAGACACCCTGTACATGGTGCTGGAGATGTGCAAGAAGGGTGTTGTCATGAAAGTTGGTTTGGGCGAGTCAGCCACGCCGATTGATGAAGAGCAGTGTAGGCATTGGTTCAGGGATTTGATCCTGGGTGTTGAATACC TGCATTCTCAGGGTGTAGTCCACAGGGATATCAAACCCGATAACTTGCTCCTCAACGAAGACGACGTTCTCAAAATTGTCGACTTTGGCGTCTCGGAGATGTTTGAGCAGTCCACCGACATGAAGACAGCCAAGAGCGCCGGGTCACCGGCTTTCTTACCTCCTGAGCTCTGTGTTGCCAAACATGGTGATGTGTCCGGCAAGGCAGCTGATATCTGGTCTATGGGCGTATCACTGTACTGTCTCCGCTACGGCAAGATCCCGTTTGAAAAGTTTGGAGTATTGGATATGTACGAAGCTATCCGGGCAGAAGCTCCCTTCATTCCCGAGGGCGAGAACCCTTTATTTGTCGACCTGATGGGGAGGTTAATGGAGAAGGACCCAGAGAAAAGAATCACAATGGAGGGACTTCGG AACCACCCCTGGGTCACCAAAAACAACTCcgaccccctcctccccacagATGAAAATTGCACCGACCCCGTCGACCCCCCTAACCCGTTGGAAGTAAACCACGCTTTCACCCGGCGAATGTCGCATCTTATCTGTGTGATGAAGGCGATTCGCAAATTCAAGTCGTTGCTCTCTACAAATCCCAAGCCGCCAGGGTCACCATACCATCACTCCCCTCGCCCATCTGACACGGCTGATTTTGCCGCTTCTATTGTACGTGAGAGGCAGCAGTTTCTTCAgtctccacctccacaccTCATtccaccctcaacaccaccccaaccttTGCTGCTGGGTATCGGCACTGGCGGATTGGATACGTTTAGCAGCAGTCATGATGATGCGGGACTGGGAGGGGACCTGGGGATCGTGGCGGACAGCCCGACGGCGGCGGATTTCAACATTTATGATAGGGCTTTTGAtaaggaggtggagaggattaAGGGGATGAAGAGTAGGGATGGGGACGGAGGGACGACGATTTATCATACGAGGTTTAATGACCCCGAAGAGAAAAATGAGGGGCTTTGGGGGTTGTTTAATAAGACtgctcagcagcagaagaggaaggatgaGGGTATTAGTGGGTTTGCGGAGTTGGTCAGGGTTGCTGTCGCtagggagaaggagaaggagaaggaaagcaAGAAGGGggctggtggagaggaggagaagccagcGGGAGAAGGGGACCAAGGCAAGACGGAGTGA